A window of Carassius carassius chromosome 44, fCarCar2.1, whole genome shotgun sequence contains these coding sequences:
- the LOC132126713 gene encoding bone morphogenetic protein 7-like: MIPVQLISALIVACGCSALVDAMQANFSLDNDIQSSFLQRRLKSQERREIQREILSILGLPHRPRPVLQERHTAAPMFMLDLYNNAILEDSYKPAYTTPGPPMVTQQDSLLLSDADMVMSFVNLVDLEEDLRLYHQHHREFRFDLSRIPPGETVTAAELRIYKDFVHERYENETFRVSVFQVLQQQPKRELYLLDSRVVWAAEEGWLVFDLTVTANHWVINPGQNLGLQLSLETAYGERMNPRRAGLVGSTGPRNKQPFMVAFLKASGIHLRSVRSASGNKQRGHQRSKNPKPGVAPSQVSLKTAETAEGSSVDPKQGCKKHELYVSFRDLGWQDWIIAPEGYAAYYCEGECVFPLNSYMNATNHAIVQTLVHFINPETVPKPCCAPTQLHGISVLYFDDSSNVILKKYRNMVVRACGCH; the protein is encoded by the exons atgattcCAGTGCAGCTGATCTCAGCTTTGATAGTGGCGTGTGGTTGCAGCGCGCTCGTGGACGCAATGCAAGCAAACTTCAGTCTGGATAATGACATTCAGTCCAGCTTCCTCCAGCGGCGGCTGAAGAGCCAGGAGCGCAGGGAAATCCAGCGGGAGATCCTCTCCATCCTCGGGCTGCCGCACCGGCCCCGTCCGGTCCTACAGGAGAGGCACACCGCGGCTCCCATGTTCATGCTTGATCTGTATAATAACGCCATCCTGGAGGACTCCTACAAACCTGCGTACACCACCCCGGGACCCCCGATGGTGACCCAGCAGGACAGTCTCCTTCTCAGTGATGCCGACATGGTGATGAGCTTTGTCAATCTGG TGGATCTAGAAGAAGACCTCCGTCTCTATCATCAGCACCACAGAGAGTTTCGTTTCGACCTGTCCCGCATACCGCCGGGAGAAACCGTGACCGCGGCGGAGCTCCGCATCTACAAGGACTTTGTACACGAGCGCTATGAAAATGAGACTTTCCGTGTCAGTGTGTTCCAGGTGCTCCAACAGCAGCCCAAAAG GGAGCTGTACCTGCTAGACTCGCGAGTGGTATGGGCAGCAGAAGAGGGATGGCTGGTATTTGACCTCACGGTCACCGCTAACCACTGGGTTATAAACCCAGGTCAGAACTTGGGACTGCAGCTCTCTCTGGAAACCGCATACG GTGAACGAATGAACCCAAGGAGAGCAGGTCTGGTGGGCAGCACTGGACCTCGGAATAAGCAACCATTTATGGTGGCGTTTTTGAAAGCCTCAGGAATCCATCTCCGTAGTGTTCGCTCAGCATCAGGAAACAAACAGAGGGGTCACCAGCGCTCTAAAAACCCCAAACCTGGTGTTGCGCCCAGCCAGGTCTCTTTGAAGACAGCTGAGACCGCAG AGGGTTCCAGTGTAGACCCCAAACAGGGCTGCAAGAAGCATGAACTCTATGTCAGCTTTAGAGATCTGGGATGGCAG GACTGGATCATTGCTCCAGAGGGTTATGCTGCATACTACTGTGAGGGGGAATGTGTGTTCCCCTTGAACTCTTATATGAATGCCACAAACCATGCTATTGTACAGACACTG GTCCATTTCATAAACCCAGAAACAGTCCCAAAGCCCTGCTGTGCTCCTACTCAGTTACATGGAATCTCCGTTTTGTACTTTGATGACAGTTCCAATGTAATACTGAAAAAGTACCGCAACATGGTCGTCAGAGCCTGCGGGTGCCACTAA
- the LOC132126715 gene encoding small integral membrane protein 7, producing the protein MIGDLLILGTLLMNAGAVLNFKLKKRVTQSQGFGDESGSSSTGDNIREFLLSLRYFRIFIALWNVFIMFCMILLFGS; encoded by the exons ATGATCGGAGAtcttttaattttggg CACTCTGCTCATGAACGCCGGCGCTGTGCTCAACTTTAAACT AAAGAAGAGAGTAACGCAGTCTCAAGGGTTTGGCGATGAATCTGGATCGTCCAGCACTG GAGACAACATCAGAGAGTTCCTGCTGAGTCTGCGGTACTTTCGCATATTCATTGCTCTCTGGAACGTTTTCATCATGTTTTGCATGATCTT gTTATTTGGATCATAG